The following proteins are encoded in a genomic region of Oncorhynchus masou masou isolate Uvic2021 chromosome 32, UVic_Omas_1.1, whole genome shotgun sequence:
- the LOC135527002 gene encoding kelch domain-containing protein 1-like isoform X2, which translates to MSCTCGEATWEMCRMSGEVPPPMSGTCGCSLNGDMYIFGGCDDNGQTNQLYCVNLLDGKYTWRKVNHKSGSPPSPRDKLSCWVFNGRLIYFGGYGHKQLDDINNNRSFLMDEVSWVDDIYWGWNNEVHMFDPTSASWSEPHTSGCAPDPRAAHASVTLCHKGYVCGGRIRETRTSDIYCLDLESWTWYEIVPASNVPMGRSWHTLTAISDSGLFLFGGLSIDCKPMSDGWVFDVGTKKWREFEHPYMNKPRLWHTACQGKDSDVIVFGGSCNYILRVDTGHCNDALVFQTQPYPLFRICEDYIAKNVKNCKMLEKQLPFVPPKLLPAIQKRISFFRTTKKI; encoded by the exons GGAAATGTGCAGGATGTCAGGTGAGGTCCCACCCCCCATGTCAGGCACCTGTGGCTGCTCTCTGAATGGAGACATGTACATATTTGGGGGATGCGATGACAACGGCCAGACCAACCAG CTTTACTGTGTCAATCTTCTGGATGGAAAATACACTTGGAGGAAAGTTAACCATaagagtggctcccctccctcacccagAGATAAGCTCTCTTGCTGGGTTTTCAATGGCAG GCTCATCTACTTTGGTGGATATGGTCATAAGCAACTTGATGACATCAATAACAACAGAAGCTTCCTTATGGATGAGGTGTCATGG GTGGATGACATCTATTGGGGATGGAACAATGAAGTCCATATGTTTGACCCAACATCGGCCAGTTGGAGTGAACCACATACCAGT ggtTGTGCACCTGACCCGAGAGCTGCCCATGCCAGTGTAACACTTTGCCACAAAGGATATGTATGTGGGGGCAGAATAAGG GAAACCAGGACAAGTGACATTTATTGTCTAGATCTAGAATCATGGACATGGTACGAAAT AGTACCAGCATCCAATGTGCCAATGGGAAGGTCGTGGCATACCCTCACTGCAATATCTGACAGCGGTTTGTTTCTATTTGGAGGACTGAGTATAGACTGCAAACCAATGA GCGATGGTTGGGTATTTGATGTTGGAACAAAGAAATGGAGAGAGTTTGAGCATCCATACATGAACAAACCAAG GTTGTGGCACACAGCATGCCAAGGGAAAGACTCTGATGTCATTGTGTTTGGGGGTAGTTGCAACTACATCCTTCGAGTAGACACA GGTCACTGCAATGATGCACTTGTTTTCCAGACCCAGCCCTACCCACTCTTTCG GATATGTGAGGATTACATAGCCAAGAATGTGAAGAACTGCAAGATgcttgaaaaacagcttccatttGTGCCTCCAAAACTACTGCCAGCTATACAGAAGAGAATATCATTTTTTCGGACAACAAAGAAAATATAG